From the Paenibacillus tianjinensis genome, the window TCACCATCCGGTCAGCGAGCATTTCTGCTTCGTGACCGATGATGTGATGACCGATTCGCTGGTAGCGACCGGGCATCTGGACCATCTGGTCCGCAAGGCCATCGCCATGGGCATGGCACCGGAGGACGCGGTCTATGCGGCTACATTCACGCCGGCCCGGCGCATGAAGCTGGATGACCGCGGCGTGATCGCGCCGAACAAAACCGCCGATTACCTGCTGCTCTCGGACCTCAGCAGCTTCACGATTGAGGCGGTCTATAAGCGGGGCACTCAGGTCTATGACCGCAAGCAACCGCTGCCTCAGACAGAACAGGAGCCGCAGTTCCCGGCTCATTTCTACCAGAGCGTGCAGCTCGCGCCGCTTGCGGCTGCTGACTTCGCGGTGCCTACAGAGCTGCCGGACGGCCGCTATGGTGCCCGCGTGATGATGGTCAACAACGTGTCCACGTTTACCGAAGAGCAGCATGCGGAGGCTGAAGTGAAGGACGGCCTTCTGCAGTGGCAGGAGAGCGGCTACGGTCTGATCGCCACCTTCGAGCGGTACGGCAAGAACGGCAACCGTGCCTACGGCCTGATCGGCGGCGACACGATTAAGCGCGGCGCGGTTGCAACCACGTATTCGCACGACAATCATAATCTGCTCGTGGTCGGCCATAACGCCGGGGATATGGTGCTTGCAGCCAATACAGTGATTGCCGCGCAAGGCGGCTTCTGCGTCGTCTGCGATGGTGAGGTGCTTGCACTGCTTGAGCTGCCGGTCGGCGGCATCCTGACCGAAGCGCCGCTGGCAGAGACGGCGGAACGCGTGCTTGAGCTGCGCACAGCGATGGAGTCGCTGGGCTATGATCATTACAACCCGATCATGTCGATCAGCACGCACTCGCTGCCGGTCAGCCCGGCGCTGAAGATCACGGACCTTGGGCTGATTGATGTCGGCGCTGGTAAGGTCGTGCCACTGCTGTTCCCGCTTGGGGAAGCGTAAGCAATAGCTGCTGCCATTGGATTGTGGCGAAGCGGATATAGAAGAGGGGCGTCCCATGGGGGGATGCCCCTTTTTTTAAATGCAGTAATTGCAGCGGAATAGAGGCCTCCATGCTCTCTGCCAGGCATATGTTGCTCGGTAATGACACCTGCAAACCATTCACGGACATTAATAATAAGTGTACTTTCTGCAGCTAAAATGAGAGGTGGCTCATGGTTTTTAGAAATAGCTGTAGTTCGTACACTTATAAGGACAGAAAGGCTCCTTTTTCCCGAAACAGTCCTGTTTAGTTGCACAGAGTGCAGTTATTTCGAGAATAACGCCGGAAAATACAACTTTAGTTGTACAAAGCGCAGTTATTTTGATTATCTACTTTAGGAGAATGATCTACAGTGGATTGCTGATTGAACTAAGTGGAAATCCGTCGCCTATTTCTGGACCAGCTACCGGATATGGATGGCGTAAAGTAAGTTGTGTACCAAGATTTGGAGCCTAGTCAGGCAACAAAAAAGTAGGGTATTCTCGGGATTGCGAAGTCCACCAAGAAAGGAACCCTACTCGATGACTATTCTACCCGAAAACATGTTAAATAATCTATTTGAAAATCTTGTCACCCAGTTTGTAAAAGATAATCTGGAGTCCATTATGAAAGCGGAAATCCAGCAATTCATGACCAGTGATGAGGCAGGGAATCACAACAGCCGTAACGGATACTACACCCGGGATCTGCACACGAAATACGGTAATGTTGAGGATCTGGCCGTTCCTAGGGACCGTCAGGGAGCCTTCCAAACGCAGTTGTTCGAGCCCTACCAGCGGCGAGATGGATGGCTAGAGGAGGCTGTCATCCAGATGTACAAAAGTGGTATGGGAACGCGAGATGTGGCCCGGTTCATTGAAAGTATGTTCGGCAGCCATTACTCTCCCACGACCGTCAGCAACATTACAGCTACGGTGCTTGACGACATTCACCAGTGGCAGAAACGCCCGTTACACAAACGCTACTCCGTCATCTACCTGGACGGCTTATATGTGAAGCTCAAGCGTAGCACCGTGAGCGGAGAAGTCGTTTATTTCGCCATGGGGATCGACGAAGACGGTCACCGCCAGATCCTTGGCTTTTACGTAGGCGGCCAAGAGAGCGCAAACGGCTGGCGCGAGGTGCTCAAAGACCTCTACGACCGTGGTGTCCAGGAAGTCTTGCTGGGGGTGTTTGATGGACTGCCAGGACTGGATGCAGCGTTCCGTGAAACCTATCCGAAGGCGGATGTGCAGCATTGTATCGTCCACAAAGTGCGTTCGACCTTTCCGAAAATTCGGGTTCAGCACAAAACGGAGTTCATTGAAGATCTGAAGACGATCTACACGGCTGCAGACCACGATCTGGCCCGGGCTGCGTTTGACACGGTAAAGGCCAAATGGGGCAAGCTCTACCCGAAAGAAATGCGGTCATGGGAAGAACAGTTGCCAACGCTGTTGACCTTTTACAAGTTTCCGGCGCTCATAAAGGAAGCCATCTACACGTCCAATCCGATTGAACGAATGAATAAGGAAATTCGGAAACGCCTGAAGCCGATGAACAGTCTCACCAATATGGATGCGGCAGAGAAAATTGTCTACCTCGATGTAATAGACTACAATGAACGTTTTGCCGAACGGGTCATTCGCGGCTTTGGTGATCTGGAGGTAAAGAAGAAACTGAACGAGATGTTTGAAGCGCGATATCCGGTGCGTGAAGGGCAAGAGAAGTAGCCCAATTCCCCATGTTCTTTGGGGCGGGGTTCCCCCGCCCCAAAGAACATCTGCACTTACCAACGAACACCCGAGAAGTTACATTCTGCTCTCTTACACAAACTTCTTGACGCTACCTACAAATGTCTAAAAACGATGGGATTAAGTGGTGAAAATCCAACTAAATGTGTCAGCCCACCTGCCAGCCATGTCCCCCGGGCGCCAAGTTTCACCGTCACCGATTGACTAACGTATGACCTGCCCCTATGATGATAAATAATATAAAAATATACACGGAACGTACGAAGAGGAGAGAGCGGACAGCATGGGGATGGAGATTGAACGGAAGTTTCTGCTGCCGGAATATCCGGAGCAACTGATTGAGGGAGGCCAGCTCAAGGTGCTTACCCGGCACAGCATTGACCAGACGTATCTGGCGATTGAGGACGGGCAGGAGCTGCGGGTACGCAAAATAACCGATCTGGATTCGGGTGAGGTTACCTTCACGCACACCTTCAAGGACGGTAAGGGCATCAGCCGGAAGGAGATCGAATACGACATCTCCGAAGGTTTATATAACCAGATGATTGAGGCCGTGAAGGCCGTGCCTCTGGTCAAAACCCGTACTACTGCCATATGGAACGGCATCACGGTAGAAATCGATGTTTACACTCAGCTTGAGCTTACGGTGATCGAGGTTGAATTTGATTCGCTGGAGGAAGCAGAGGGCTTCACCGCCCCTGAATGGTTCGGCGAGGATGTCAGCGTAGCGAAGCAGTACAGCAACAAAACCGTCTGGAAGCAGCTTCAGCATAAGTGAGGCGCGGCAGCCGCATTTTTTTCACTAAAGTTGACACGGAAGTAACGGACTTTAACGCTTAAACGTGTTAATATGTAAGATGAACTTGTGAATGAATTCAGTTTACATTCTTAAGTTCACATTCTATATATGGTATTCACGTTCTACACAGGGTAAATAAAGAGGGGTTCAGGAGGATGAGACAGGTATGGAGTATATAAGCACAAGAGGAAATGTGGAAGCTAGAGGCTTTATTGATACAGTTCTGATGGGGCTGGCGGATGACGGCGGGCTGATGGTTCCGGTGCAGATCCCGGTAATTTCCCCGGACACGCTGGAGGAATGGCGGAAGCTTAGCTTCCAGGAGCTGTTTCTGGAGATTTTCTCCCATTATACTAACGATGAAATTCCTTACGATGATCTCAAAGAAATGGTGTACACCAGCTACGGCAATTTCCGTGCGCCGGAGGTGACACCTCTTCATAAAGTGAATGATTCCTTATACGTGCTTGAGCTGTTCCATGGCCCTACGTTCGCGTTCAAGGATGTGGCGCTGCAGTTTATGGGCGAGCTGTATTCCTACATTGCCAAGGTGCGGGGCGAGATTATCCATATTCTCGGGGCGACCTCAGGTGATACCGGTGCAGCGGCGATTCAGGGCGTACGCGGTAAAGAAGGCATCAAGATCTGTATCCTGCATCCGCATAATAAGGTGAGCAAGGTACAGGAGCTGCAAATGACGACTGTGGATGACAGCAATGTGCTGAATCTGTCCGTCGAAGGCAACTTCGATGATTGCCAGAAGGTGATCAAGGAGCTGTTCGCGGATCTGGACTTCAAAGGCAAATATCACCTGCGGGCGATCAACTCGATCAACTTCGTGCGTATTCTGGCCCAGACGGTTTATTATTTCTATGCTTACCTGCAAATCGAGAACAGCGGCGGAAAGAAGATCAATATCAGCGTGCCTTCGGGCAACTTCGGCAATATTTTCTCCGGCTTCCTGGCCAAAAAGATGGGGCTGCCGATCAACAAGCTGATCATTGCCACGAATGAAAATAATATCCTCGAACGCTTCGTGCTGACCGGCGAATACAAACCAGGCGGCTTTACGAGCACATACAGCCCTTCGATGGATATCCAGGTGGCGAGCAATTTTGAGCGCTATCTGTATTATTTGCTGGACGAGAATGCGGTCAAGCTCTCGGAGTATATGGCGGGGCTTGCGGCAGAGGGCAAAATTACGGTGGATGGCGAGCTGTTCACTCAGGTGCAGGCTGATTTTGCCGCGCTTGGCGTGAAGAACGAGCAGTGCCTCGAAACAATCAGCAAATATGAGCAGGAATACAGCTATCTGCTTGATCCGCATACAGCCTGCGGGATCGCGGCATATGAGGCTTTTGGCGGACCGGATGAAGTGACGGTTACTTTTGCTACCGCGCACCCTGCGAAGTTCGATGAAGCGATTGCCCTGACCGGCATCAAGCAGGAATTCCCGGCGCCAATTTCCGCATTGTTCGAGATGCCGCAGCATATGACGGTTGTGGAGCATGACAAGGCGGCGATTGTGCGCGAGCTGCAGGCTTTTTACGGATAACTAGCGCCGGGATGTTCACCGGTTGAACCTGCTTCTGCACCCTATACGAAAGTACACGCAAAAGGCCCCGTTTCTCGAGAAGAACGGAGGCCTTTTTGGTCGTATAGCTGGAGTTAGCCTGTAACTGCGGGGGGGCCCGCAGAACATCGTTACTTTTTTCACATAAATAGGCTTGCAGGATTTGTCGTAAATTCTGATTGAAAAGTGGACATACCTATCACGGAATGAGAAAATAGCAGGTAGAGAGCAGCAAAGAAGCGGAAGCGTGTCCGCGGGAAAAGAAGGAACTTATAATCATCCGGCATCAGTCGTATATTTAAAAAAAGGACGGGATCACTCATGACAATTCGTTTCGGGGTCGTAGGCACCAACTGGATTACAGACCGCTTTATTCAAGCTGGGCTGGAGAATGAGGAATTTATTCTGACAGCGGTATATTCCCGTACAGAGGAAAAGGGCCTTGCTTTTGCCGCCAAATACGCGGGAGCCGCCATCTATACCAATCTGGAGGATATGGTGTCCAGCGGAGAAGTGGATGCCGTGTATATCGCAAGTCCCAATTCGATGCATGCCGAGCAGGCGCTGATCTGCATGAATCACGGCAAACATGTGCTGTGCGAAAAACCGGCTGCCTCCAACAGCAGCGAGCTGCAGAAGATGATCGAGGCTACGCGCAGCAATGATGTGCTTCTGATGGAAGCGATGAAATCGACCTTTATGCCGAATTTCGGCGTAATTAAAGATAATCTTTATAAGCTGGGCAGAGTACGGCGTTATTTCGCCAGCTATTGTCAATACTCGTCCAGATACGATGCGTACCGGCAGGGAACGGTGCTGAATGCTTTTAACCCGAAATATTCGAACGGCTCACTGATGGATCTGGGGATCTACTGCCTGTATCCGATGGTGGCGCTATTCGGCAAACCGGATTCGGTAAAGGCTACGGGCATTATGCTCTCTTCCGGGGTGGACGGTGAAGGCAGCATGGTGATGCGCTACCCGCATATGGATGCTGTCGTGATGCATTCCAAGATTACCGATTCCTATCTGCCGGCA encodes:
- a CDS encoding adenine deaminase, with amino-acid sequence MITDQLILNAKVYNSYYKRFETANVAVKDGRFLYVGQLGAETFEAREIIEAKGQYLVPGLIDIHLHIESTMITPETFSYGVLQHGVTTIVPEPHEMANVFGVEGVHEMIRASRDCKVDMFYAIPSSVPATPLETTGGSIEIADIDELMETEQMICLGEVMNFVDVIRDPDCKSNQILQHVRSKYPGLVIEGHTPKLLDLDLHQLIFAGIDSDHTHQSIEGLTARIAAGMFIEIQEKSMTPEVVDYLIHHPVSEHFCFVTDDVMTDSLVATGHLDHLVRKAIAMGMAPEDAVYAATFTPARRMKLDDRGVIAPNKTADYLLLSDLSSFTIEAVYKRGTQVYDRKQPLPQTEQEPQFPAHFYQSVQLAPLAAADFAVPTELPDGRYGARVMMVNNVSTFTEEQHAEAEVKDGLLQWQESGYGLIATFERYGKNGNRAYGLIGGDTIKRGAVATTYSHDNHNLLVVGHNAGDMVLAANTVIAAQGGFCVVCDGEVLALLELPVGGILTEAPLAETAERVLELRTAMESLGYDHYNPIMSISTHSLPVSPALKITDLGLIDVGAGKVVPLLFPLGEA
- a CDS encoding IS256 family transposase; the encoded protein is MTILPENMLNNLFENLVTQFVKDNLESIMKAEIQQFMTSDEAGNHNSRNGYYTRDLHTKYGNVEDLAVPRDRQGAFQTQLFEPYQRRDGWLEEAVIQMYKSGMGTRDVARFIESMFGSHYSPTTVSNITATVLDDIHQWQKRPLHKRYSVIYLDGLYVKLKRSTVSGEVVYFAMGIDEDGHRQILGFYVGGQESANGWREVLKDLYDRGVQEVLLGVFDGLPGLDAAFRETYPKADVQHCIVHKVRSTFPKIRVQHKTEFIEDLKTIYTAADHDLARAAFDTVKAKWGKLYPKEMRSWEEQLPTLLTFYKFPALIKEAIYTSNPIERMNKEIRKRLKPMNSLTNMDAAEKIVYLDVIDYNERFAERVIRGFGDLEVKKKLNEMFEARYPVREGQEK
- a CDS encoding CYTH domain-containing protein, whose amino-acid sequence is MGMEIERKFLLPEYPEQLIEGGQLKVLTRHSIDQTYLAIEDGQELRVRKITDLDSGEVTFTHTFKDGKGISRKEIEYDISEGLYNQMIEAVKAVPLVKTRTTAIWNGITVEIDVYTQLELTVIEVEFDSLEEAEGFTAPEWFGEDVSVAKQYSNKTVWKQLQHK
- the thrC gene encoding threonine synthase yields the protein MEYISTRGNVEARGFIDTVLMGLADDGGLMVPVQIPVISPDTLEEWRKLSFQELFLEIFSHYTNDEIPYDDLKEMVYTSYGNFRAPEVTPLHKVNDSLYVLELFHGPTFAFKDVALQFMGELYSYIAKVRGEIIHILGATSGDTGAAAIQGVRGKEGIKICILHPHNKVSKVQELQMTTVDDSNVLNLSVEGNFDDCQKVIKELFADLDFKGKYHLRAINSINFVRILAQTVYYFYAYLQIENSGGKKINISVPSGNFGNIFSGFLAKKMGLPINKLIIATNENNILERFVLTGEYKPGGFTSTYSPSMDIQVASNFERYLYYLLDENAVKLSEYMAGLAAEGKITVDGELFTQVQADFAALGVKNEQCLETISKYEQEYSYLLDPHTACGIAAYEAFGGPDEVTVTFATAHPAKFDEAIALTGIKQEFPAPISALFEMPQHMTVVEHDKAAIVRELQAFYG
- a CDS encoding Gfo/Idh/MocA family protein, whose translation is MTIRFGVVGTNWITDRFIQAGLENEEFILTAVYSRTEEKGLAFAAKYAGAAIYTNLEDMVSSGEVDAVYIASPNSMHAEQALICMNHGKHVLCEKPAASNSSELQKMIEATRSNDVLLMEAMKSTFMPNFGVIKDNLYKLGRVRRYFASYCQYSSRYDAYRQGTVLNAFNPKYSNGSLMDLGIYCLYPMVALFGKPDSVKATGIMLSSGVDGEGSMVMRYPHMDAVVMHSKITDSYLPAEIQGENGTMVIDKINQPYQVKIQYRDGTVEELTLPQVFEPMYYEAYEFINLLKNGQRESTVNSHANSLAVAEIMEEARRQIGLRYASDI